From Medicago truncatula cultivar Jemalong A17 chromosome 7, MtrunA17r5.0-ANR, whole genome shotgun sequence, a single genomic window includes:
- the LOC11406964 gene encoding receptor-like protein 35 translates to MVHFQLELPEFESSSLTELALGGTGFSGTLPVSIGKVSSLIVLGIPDCRFFGFIPSSLGNLTQLEQISLKNNKFRGDPSASLANLTKLSLLNVGFNEFTIETFSWLAECNLVEIPTFIRDLAEMEFLTLSNNNITSLPEWLWKKARLKSLDVSHSSLTGEISPSICNLKSLVMLDFTFNNLGGNIPSCLGNFSQPLESLDLKGNNEFHGDVRCSGNMTCTFSKLHIIDLSHNQFSGSFPTEMIQSWKAMNTFNASQLQYESYSTSNNEGQYFTSTEKFYSLTMSNKGVAMVYNNLQKIYNLIAIDISSNKISGEIPQGIGELKGLVLLNFSNNLLIGSIQSSLGKLSNLEALDLSVNSLSGKIPQQLAQITFLQFLNLSFNNLTGPIPQNNQFSTFKGDSFEGNQGLCGDQLLKKCIDHGGPSTSDDDDDDEDSGSLFEFDWKIVLIGYGGGLVAGMAVGSTFFLQVLSWLKKKDLMS, encoded by the exons ATGGTGCATTTCCAGTTGGA ATTGCCTGAGTTTGAGTCTAGTTCACTCACTGAATTAGCACTTGGTGGGACAGGTTTCTCTGGTACACTACCAGTATCCATTGGAAAGGTTAGTTCTTTAATTGTCCTAGGAATTCCAGATTGCCGTTTCTTTGGATTTATTCCTTCTTCGCTTGGAAACCTCACACAACTTGAGCAGATAAGcctcaaaaataacaaatttaggGGTGACCCTTCTGCATCCTTGGCAAATCTTACCAAGCTAAGCCTCTTGAATGTTGGTTTCAATGAATTTACTATTGAAACCTTCTCATGG TTGGCTGAATGCAATTTAGTTGAGATTCCAACATTTATAAGAGATTTGGCTGAGATGGAATTTCTTACGTTGTCaaacaacaatataacatcGCTACCTGAATGGTTGTGGAAAAAAGCAAGGCTAAAAAGCTTAGATGTTTCCCATAGTTCATTGACAGGAGAAATATCCCCATCCATATGCAATCTCAAATCACTCGTGATGCTTGATTTCACGTTCAACAACTTAGGTGGCAACATTCCTTCATGTCTAGGGAACTTTAGCCAACCTTTAGAAAGTCTGGATCTAAAAG GTAACAATGAATTCCATGGAGACGTTAGGTGCTCTGGCAACATGACATGCACATTTTCCAAACTTCACATCATTGACCTTTCTCACAATCAGTTCTCTGGAAGTTTTCCAACAGAAATGATCCAAAGTTGGAAAGCAATGAATACTTTCAACGCAAGTCAATTACAGTACGAGTCTTACTCGACGTCGAACAATGAAGGACAATATTTTACGTCAACAGAAAAGTTTTATTCGCTCACAATGTCAAACAAAGGGGTGGCCATGGTTTACAATAACCTTCAAAAAATTTACAACTTAATAGCCATTGATATTTCAAGCAACAAAATCAGTGGAGAAATACCACAAGGCATAGGCGAGTTGAAGGGCCTTGTTTTGCTCAACTTCTCTAATAACCTCCTTATTGGCAGCATTCAATCTTCCTTAGGGAAGCTTTCAAACCTTGAAGCACTAGATCTTTCTGTCAACAGTCTTTCAGGGAAAATTCCCCAACAGTTGGCACAAATTACCTTTTTGCAGTTCTTAAATTTGTCCTTTAACAATCTCACAGGTCCTATACCACAAAATAATCAGTTTTCTACGTTCAAAGGTGATTCATTTGAGGGTAATCAAGGTCTGTGTGGGGATCAGTTGTTGAAGAAGTGTATAGATCATGGAGGTCCTTCTACCTctgatgacgatgatgatgacgaGGATTCAGGATCattgtttgaatttgattgGAAAATAGTGCTTATTGGGTATGGAGGTGGTCTTGTTGCTGGAATGGCAGTGGGAAGCACTTTCTTTCTGCAAGTACTTAGTTGGCTTAAAAAAAAGGATCTTATGAGTTGA
- the LOC112416457 gene encoding receptor-like protein 9DC1: MYVKAIKHFIQKTNFKIFKYNGVCVVSCFVCNFFFPYSLLSFTFTTCLPQIQPKCHQYESHALLQFKEGFVINNLASDDLLGYPKTSSWNSSTDCCSWDGIKCHKHTDHVIHINLSSSQLYGTMDANSSLFRLVHLRVLDLSDNNFNYSKIPTKIGELSQLKFLNLSLNLFSGEIPRQVSQLSKLLSLDLGFRAIVRPKGSTSNLLQLKLSSLRSIIQNSTKIEILFLSFVTISSTLPDTLTNLTS; this comes from the exons ATGTATGTAAAAGCAATAAAG CATTTCATCCAAAAGaccaatttcaaaatattcaaatacAATGGTGTTTGTGTGGTCTCAtgttttgtttgtaattttttttttccttattcaCTTCTCTCTTTCACATTTACTACATGTTTACCTCAAATTCAGCCAAAATGTCATCAATATGAAAGCCATGCCTTGTTGCAATTTAAGGAAGGCTTTGTCATCAATAACTTAGCCTCTGATGATCTTCTTGGTTATCCTAAAACATCATCTTGGAATTCCAGCACAGATTGCTGCTCATGGGATGGCATTAAATGTCATAAGCACACAGATCATGTGATTCACATCAATCTTAGTAGCAGCCAACTCTATGGTACAATGGATGCAAATAGCAGTCTCTTTCGCCTTGTGCACCTTCGAGTTCTTGATCTATCTGATAATAACTTCAATTACTCTAAAATCCCTACCAAGATAGGTGAGCTTTCACAACTAAAATTTTTGAACCTttctcttaacttattttctgGAGAAATTCCACGACAAGTTTCCCAGTTGTCCAAGTTGTTGTCTCTTGATCTAGGTTTCAGAGCTATAGTACGTCCTAAAGGTAGTACATCCAATTTGTTGCAACTCAAATTGTCTAGTCTCAGAAGCATAATTCAAAACTCAACAAAAATTGAGATCCTTTTTCTTAGTTTTGTAACTATTTCATCTACTTTACCAGACACACTCACGAATCTAACTTCATAA
- the LOC112416327 gene encoding receptor-like protein 9DC3, producing MFVSSISSKTHSSKYSNTMVFVWSQVLFVKFLFLYSLFSFTFTTSLPQIQPKCHQYESHALLQFKEGFVINKIASDKLLGYPKTASWNSSTDCCSWDGIKCHEHTGHVIHIDLSSSQLYGRMDANSSLFRLVHLRVLDLSDNDFNYSQIPSKIGKLSQLKFLNLSRSLFSGEIPPQVSQLSKLLSLDLVGFMATDNLLQLKLSSLKSIIQNSTKLETLFLSYVTISSTLPDTLANLTSLKKLTLHNSELYGEFPVGVFHLPNLEYLDLRYNPNLNGSLPEFQSSSLTKLLLDKTGFYGTLPISIGRLGSLISLSIPDCHFFGYIPSSLANLTQLTGINLNNNKFKGDPSASLANLTKLTILSVALNEFTIETISWVGRLSSLIGLDISSVKIGSDIPLSFANLTQLQFLSAKNSNIKGEIPSWIMNLTNLVVLNLGFNSLHGKLELDTFLKLKKLLFLNLAFNKLSLYSGKSSSHRTDSQIQILQLDSCNLVEIPTFIRDMVDLEFLMLPNNNITSIPNWLWKKESLQGFVVNHNSLTGEINPSICNLKSLTELDLSFNNLSGNVPSCLGNFSKSLESLDLKGNKLSGLIPQTYMIGNSLQKIDLSNNNIHGRLPMALINNRRLEFFDISYNNINDSFPFWMGELPELKVLSLSNNKFHGDIRCSSNMTCTFPKLHIIDLSHNEFSGSFPLEMIQRWKTMKTTNISQLEYRSYWKSNNAGLYYTMEDKFYSFTMSNKGLAMVYNHLQNFYRLIAIDISSNKISGEIPQVIGELKGLVLLNLSNNHLIGSIPSSLGKLSNLEALDLSRNSLSGKIPQQLAEITFLAFLNVSFNNLTGPIPQNNQFSTFKSDSFEGNQGLCGDQLLKKCKDHARPSTSNNDNDSGSFFEIDWKIVLIGYGGGLVAGVALGNSYFLQVFAWYRDHVSVSVIIFLNKIFKRH from the coding sequence ATGTTTGTGTCTAGCATTTCATCCAAAACACACAgttcaaaatattcaaatacAATGGTGTTTGTATGGTCTCAAGTTTTGTTTGTaaaatttcttttcctttattcacTTTTCTCTTTCACATTTACTACATCTTTACCTCAAATTCAGCCAAAGTGTCATCAATATGAAAGCCATGCCTTGTTGCAATTTAAGGAAGGCTTTGTCATCAACAAGATTGCCTCTGATAAGCTTCTTGGTTATCCTAAAACAGCATCATGGAATTCCAGCACAGATTGCTGCTCATGGGATGGCATTAAATGTCACGAGCACACAGGTCATGTGATTCACATTGATCTAAGTAGCAGCCAACTCTACGGTAGAATGGATGCAAATAGCAGTCTCTTTCGCCTTGTGCATCTTCGAGTTCTTGATCTTTCTGACAATGACTTCAATTACTCTCAAATTCCATCCAAGATAGGTAAGCTTTCACAACTAAAATTTCTGAACCTTTCTCGTAGTTTATTTTCCGGAGAAATTCCACCACAAGTTTCACAGTTGTCCAAGTTGTTGTCTCTTGATCTAGTAGGCTTCATGGCTACAGACAATCTGCTGCAACTCAAATTATCCAGTCTCAAAAGCATAATTCAAAACTCAACAAAACTTGAGACCCTTTTTCTTAGTTATGTAACAATTTCATCTACTTTACCAGATACACTCGCAAATCTAACTTCATTGAAAAAACTAACTCTACACAATTCTGAATTGTATGGTGAATTTCCTGTTGGAGTATTTCATCTTCCAAACTTGGAATATCTGGATTTGAGATATAATCCAAATCTCAATGGAAGTTTACCCGAGTTTCAATCTAGTTCACTCACCAAGTTACTACTTGACAAGACAGGTTTCTATGGCACACTCCCAATATCCATTGGAAGGCTTGGTTCTTTAATCTCCCTATCAATTCCAGATTGCCATTTCTTTGGATATATTCCTTCTTCGCTTGCCAACCTCACACAGCTCACGGGGATAAACCTTAATAATAACAAATTCAAGGGCGACCCTTCCGCATCCTTGGCAAATCTTACCAAGCTAACCATCTTGAGTGTTGCTTTGAATGAATTTACTATCGAAACCATCTCGTGGGTAGGTAGGCTTTCATCATTAATTGGCTTGGACATATCATCAGTCAAAATTGGCAGTGACATTCCATTATCTTTTGCAAATCTCACCCAGCTACAATTTTTAAGTGCAAAAAATAGCAATATTAAGGGTGAAATTCCGTCTTGGATAATGAACCTAACAAATTTAGTTGTCTTGAACCTAGGCTTTAATTCTTTGCATGGAAAGCTAGAGCTTGACACATTTCTGAAGCTTAAAAAGCTACTTTTTCTAAATTTAGCATTCAACAAACTGTCATTGTATAGCGGAAAAAGTTCTTCCCATAGGACTGATTCTCAAATTCAAATCTTACAATTGGATTCATGCAATTTAGTTGAGATTCCAACATTTATAAGAGATATGGTTGATCTGGAATTTCTTATGTTGCCaaacaacaatataacatcGATACCCAATTGGTTGTGGAAGAAAGAAAGTCTACAAGGCTTTGTTGTTAACCACAATTCATTGACAGGAGAAATAAACCCATCCATATGCAATCTCAAATCACTCACAGAACTTGATTTATCGTTCAACAACTTAAGCGGCAATGTTCCTTCATGTCTGGGGAACTTTAGCAAATCTTTGGAAAGTTTGGATCTAAAAGGGAATAAATTGTCTGGCCTCATTCCTCAAACATACATGATAGGAAATTCCCTTCAAAAGATTGATCTCAGTAACAACAATATTCACGGTCGGTTGCCAATGGCATTGATCAACAACAGAAGGCTAGAATTCTTTGATATTAGTTACAACAATATCAATGATTCATTTCCATTTTGGATGGGAGAATTACCCGAGTTGAAAGTATTGTCTTTAAGTAACAATAAATTTCATGGAGACATTAGGTGCTCTAGCAACATGACATGCACGTTTCCCAAGCTTCACATCATTGACCTTTCTCACAATGAGTTCTCTGGAAGTTTTCCATTAGAAATGATCCAAAGATGGAAAACAATGAAAACTACCAACATAAGTCAATTAGAGTACAGGTCTTACTGGAAATCGAACAATGCAGGACTATATTATACAATGGAAGATAAGTTTTATTCGTTCACAATGTCAAATAAAGGGCTGGCCATGGTTTACAATCACCTTCAGAATTTTTACCGCTTAATAGCCATTGATATTTCAAGCAACAAAATCAGTGGAGAGATACCACAAGTGATTGGCGAGTTGAAGGGTCTTGTTTTGCTCAACTTGTCAAATAACCACCTTATTGGCAGCATTCCATCTTCCTTAGGGAAGCTTTCGAACCTTGAAGCACTAGATCTTTCTCGCAACAGTCTTTCAGGAAAAATTCCCCAACAGTTGGCAGAAATCACCTTTTTGGCGTTCTTAAATGTGTCCTTTAACAATCTCACAGGTCCTATACCACAAAATAATCAGTTTTCTACATTCAAAAGTGATTCATTTGAGGGTAACCAAGGATTGTGTGGGGATCAGCTGTTGAAGAAGTGTAAAGATCATGCAAGACCTTCTACCTCTAATAATGACAATGACTCGGGATctttctttgaaattgattggAAAATAGTGCTTATTGGGTATGGAGGAGGTCTTGTTGCTGGAGTGGCATTGGGAAACAGTTACTTTCTGCAGGTATTTGCATGGTATAGAGATCACGTTAGCGTTTCAGTTATAATTTTCCTTAATAAGATTTTTAAGAGACATTaa
- the LOC11410508 gene encoding V-type proton ATPase subunit d2, producing MYGFEAMTFNIHGGYLEAIVRGHRSGLLTTADYNNLCQCETLDDIKMHLSATEYGPYLQNEPSPLHTTTIVEKCTLKLVDDYKHMLCQATEPLSTFLEYITYGHMIDNVVLIVTGTLHERDVQELLEKCHPLGMFDSIATLAVAQNMRELYRLVLVDTPLAPYFSECITSEDLDDMNIEIMRNTLYKAYLEDFYRFCQKLGGATAEIMSDLLAFEADRRAVNITINSIGTELTRDDRRKLYSNFGLFYPYGHEELAVCEDIDQVRAVMEKYPPYQSIFAKLSYGESQMLDKAFYEEEVKRHCLAFEQQFHYAVFFAYMRLREQEIRNLMWISECVAQNQKSRVHDSVVFIF from the exons ATGTACGGATTCGAAGCTATGACCTTCAACATCCATGGCGGTTACCTTGAAGCAATCGTCAGAGGTCACCGCTCCGGTTTGTTAACCACCGCTGATTACAACAATCTCTGTCAATGTGAAACCCTTGATGATATCAAGATGCATCTCTCTGCTACTGAGTATGGTCCTTATCTCCAAAACG AACCATCTCCATTGCATACCACAACAATTGTGGAGAAATGTACCCTTAAGCTGGTTGATGATTACAAGCACATGCTATGCCAAGCTACAGAACCCTTGTCAACATTTTTAGAATATATCAC ATATGGTCACATGATTGACAATGTTGTTTTGATTGTTACTGGCACCTTGCATGAGAGAGATGTCCAAGAACTTCTAGAAAAATGCCATCCACTGGGGATGTTTGACAG TATTGCCACTCTGGCAGTTGCTCAGAATATGAGGGAGCTTTACAGGCTTGTTCTTGTTGACACTCCTCTGGCTCCATACTTCTCGGAGTGCATTACATCTGAG GACTTGGATGACATGAACATTGAAATAATGAGGAACACTCTTTACAAGGCATACCTTGAAGATTTTTACAGATTTTGTCAG AAACTTGGTGGTGCTACTGCTGAGATAATGTCCGACCTTCTAGCTTTTGAGGCTGATAGAAGGGCTGTTAATATTACCATCAATAG CATTGGTACTGAGCTTACTAGAGATGACCGTAGGAAATTGTACTCCAACTTCGGTTTGTT CTATCCATATGGTCATGAGGAACTTGCTGTCTGTGAGGACATTGATCAG GTTCGTGCTGTCATGGAAAAATACCCTCCTTATCAATCTATCTTTGCGAAGTTATCGTATGGAGAGAGCCAGATGCTTGACAAGGCATTCTATGAGGAAGAGGTCAAGAGGCATTGCTTAGCATTTGAGCAAcag TTTCACTATGCTGTTTTCTTCGCATATATGAGGTTAAGGGAGCAGGAGATCAGAAATCTTATGTGGATTTCAGAATGTGTGGCTCAGAATCAAAAGTCGAGAGTTCATGACAGTGTTGTCTTCATATTTTAG